Proteins from a genomic interval of Trifolium pratense cultivar HEN17-A07 linkage group LG6, ARS_RC_1.1, whole genome shotgun sequence:
- the LOC123890662 gene encoding probable methyltransferase PMT15, giving the protein MANSSSFLSILFQNCTSKKPNKPFPRLYFLTFTIFLCTFFYFLGLWQNSTTTITSAAKNQYSTATTTIIRPNCPQTNFTSTSTPSTALDFSAHHHVDIPEQTTARVNHAPVCDVSLSEYTPCEDVQRSLKFPRENLVYRERHCPEKNEILRCRIPAPFGYRVPPRWPESRDWAWYANVPHKELTIEKKNQNWVHFEGDRFRFPGGGTMFPRGAGAYIDDIGKLINLKDGSIRTALDTGCGVASWGAYLLPRNIIAVSFAPRDTHEAQVQFALERGVPALIGVIASIRLPYPSRSFDMAHCSRCLIPWGQNEGIYLAEVDRVLRPGGYWILSGPPINWETHWKGWERTRESLNEEQNSIERVAKSLCWKKFVQKGDIAIWQKPTNHIHCKITRKVFKNRPFCRAEDPDSAWYTKMDTCLTPLPEVTDIKDISGGRLSNWPERLTSIPPRISSGSLKGITAEMFNENTELWKKRVAYYKTIDYQLAEPGRFRNLLDMNAYLGGFAAAMIDDPVWVMNVVPVEAEINTLGVVYERGLIGTYQNWCEAMSTYPRTYDFIHADSVFSLYENRCNIEDILLEMDRILRPQGSVILRDDVDVLLKVKRIVDAMQWDARIADHEKGPHQREKILIAVKKYWTAAAPEQNQQRKL; this is encoded by the exons ATGGCCAATTCTTCATCATttttatcaattctttttcagaATTGCACCTCCAAGAAACCCAATAAACCATTCCCAAGACTCTACTTTCTCACCTTCACCATCTTCCTCTGCACTTTCTTTTACTTTCTTGGTCTCTGGCAAAactccaccaccaccatcacctcCGCCGCCAAAAATCAATACTccaccgccaccaccaccatcatccGTCCTAATTGCCCACAAACCAATTTCACCTCAACATCCACCCCTTCCACCGCTCTCGATTTCTCAGCACACCACCACGTCGACATACCGGAACAAACCACAGCGCGTGTAAATCACGCTCCGGTATGCGATGTTTCACTCTCGGAGTACACTCCCTGTGAGGATGTGCAGAGGTCGCTGAAATTCCCACGGGAGAATTTAGTCTATCGTGAGAGACACTGTCCGGAAAAAAACGAGATTCTCCGGTGTCGTATTCCGGCGCCGTTTGGTTACCGTGTTCCGCCACGGTGGCCGGAGAGCCGTGATTGGGCTTGGTATGCTAATGTGCCACATAAAGAATTGACTATTGAGAAAAAAAACCAGAATTGGGTTCATTTCGAAGGTGACCGGTTCAGATTTCCTGGTGGTGGGACCATGTTTCCACGTGGCGCTGGTGCGTACATTGATGATATCGGAAAACTCATCAACCTTAAAGATGGATCCATTCGAACCGCTTTAGATACCGGTTGTGGG GTTGCAAGTTGGGGAGCTTATCTTTTGCCACGTAACATAATAGCAGTGTCATTTGCACCAAGAGATACACATGAAGCTCAagttcaatttgctcttgaacgAGGAGTTCCAGCTTTGATTGGTGTTATTGCCTCAATTAGGCTTCCTTACCCTTCAAGATCCTTTGACATGGCTCATTGTTCACGTTGCCTCATTCCTTGGGGTCAAAATG AGGGAATTTATTTGGCTGAAGTTGATAGAGTGCTACGTCCTGGAGGGTATTGGATTCTATCAGGGCCACCAATAAACTGGGAGACCCATTGGAAAGGATGGGAGAGAACTAGGGAGAGTCTAAATGAAGAACAGAATTCAATTGAGAGAGTGGCTAAGAGTCTATGTTGGAAAAAATTTGTACAGAAGGGTGACATTGCAATATGGCAAAAACCTACTAATCATATACATTGCAAAATTACAAGAAAGGTCTTCAAGAATAGACCTTTTTGTAGAGCAGAGGATCCTGACTCAGCATG GTACACCAAAATGGATACATGCTTGACACCACTACCTGAGGTAACTGACATAAAAGATATTAGTGGTGGAAGATTATCTAATTGGCCTGAGAGACTAACATCAATTCCACCAAGGATTAGCAGTGGAAGTTTGAAAGGAATCACAGCTGAGATGTTCAATGAAAATACTGAATTATGGAAGAAGAGAGTTGCATATTACAAGACAATTGATTATCAGCTAGCAGAGCCCGGGAGATTCCGTAATTTGCTTGATATGAATGCTTACTTGGGAGGCTTTGCAGCTGCAATGATAGATGATCCTGTTTGGGTCATGAATGTTGTTCCGGTCGAGGCTGAGATTAATACACTTGGTGTCGTTTATGAACGCGGATTGATCGGAACATATCAGAACTG GTGTGAAGCCATGTCCACTTACCCTCGAACATATGACTTCATACATGCCGATTCTGTTTTTAGCCTCTACGAAAACAG ATGTAATATAGAGGACATTCTTCTTGAGATGGATAGGATTTTGAGGCCACAAGGGAGTGTGATATTGCGCGACGATGTGGATGTGTTGTTAAAGGTAAAGAGAATTGTAGATGCAATGCAATGGGATGCTAGAATTGCAGACCATGAAAAAGGACCACACCAAAGAGAAAAGATACTAATAGCAGTGAAGAAATATTGGACAGCAGCAGCACCTGAACAAAATCAACAGAGAAAGCTAtaa